TCCGTGCTGCTGACATCACCCTCTCCCCTGACATCCCTCCCTGCTGCTGACATCACCCTCACCCCTGACATCACTCCCTGCTGCTGACATCACCCTCACCCCTGACATCACTCCGTGCTGCTGACATCACCCTCACCCCTGACATCCCTCCCTGCTGCTGACATCACCCTCACCCCTGACATCACTCCGTGCTGCTGACATCACCCTCACCCCTGACATCCCACCGTGCTGCTGACATCACCCTCACCCCTGACATCCCTCCCTGCTGCTGACATCACCCTCACCCCTGACATCACTCCGTGCTGCTGACATCACCCTCACTCCTGACATCACTCCCTACCGCTGACATCATCCTCACCCCTGATATCACTCCATGCTGCTGACATTACCCTCACCCCTGACATCCCTCCCTGCTGTTGACATCACCCTCACCCCTGACATCCCTCCCTGCTGCTGACATCACCCTCACCCCTGACATCCCTCCCTGCTGCTGACATCACCCTCACTCCTGACATCACTCCCTACCGCTGACATCATCCTCACCCCTGATATCACTCCATGCTGCTGACATCACCCTGACCCCTGATATCACTTCATGCTGCTGACATCACCCTCACCCCTGATATCACTGCCCACCGCTGACATCATCCTCACCCCTGATATCACTCCATGCTGCTGACATCACCCTCACCCCTGATATCACTCCATGCTGCTGACATCACCCTCACCCCTGATATCACTCCTTACCGCTGACATCATCCTCACCCCTGACATCACTCCCTGCTGCTGACATCACCCTCACTCCTGACATTACTCAATGCTGCTGACATCATCCTCACTTCGAAAATCCCTTACTGCTGCTGTCATTATCCTCACTCCTGACATCACTCCCTGTCGCTGACATCACCCTCACCCCTGACATCCCTCCCTGCTGCTGACTTCACCCTCACCCCTGACATCCCTCCCTGCTGCTGACTTCACCCTCACCCCTGACATCACTCCCTGCTGCTGACATCACCCTCACCCCTGACATCACTCCCTGCTGCTGACTTCACCCTCACCCCTGACATCCCTCCCTGCTGCTGACTTCACCCTCACCCCTGATATCACTCCCTGCTGCTGACATCACCCTCACCCCTGACATCCCTCCCTGCCGCTGACATCACCCTCACCCCTGACATCACTCCCTGCTGCTGACATCACCCTCACTCCTGACATTACTCAATGCTGCTGACATCACCCTGACTCCTGACATCACTCCCTGCTGCTGACATCACCCTCACTCCTGACATCACCCCCTGCCGCTGACATCATCCTCACCCCTGACATCACTCCCTGCCATTCACATTGTTCCCACCCCAGACATCCCTCCCTGCCGTTCACATCGCCCCCACCCCTGACATCCCTCCCTGACGTTCACATCACCCTCACCCCTGATACCcctccctgctgatgacatcatccTCACTTCTAACATCACTCCCTTCTGCTGACATCACCCTCACCCCTTACATTCCTCCCTGCTGCTGACATCGTGCTCACTCCTAACATCCCTCCCTGCTGCTGACCTCATCCTCACTCCTGACATCACTCCCTGCTGCTGTCATTATCCTCACTCCTGACATCACTCCCTGCCGCTGACATCACCCTCACCCCTAACATCCCTCCCTGCCGCTGACATCACCCTCACCCCTGACATCCATCCCCGCCGCTGAGATCACCCTCACCCCTGATATCACTCCCTGCCGCTGACATCACCCTCATCCCTGACATCACTCCCTGCCGCTGACATCACCCTCATCCCTGACATCACTCCCTGTCGCTAACATCACCCTCACCCCTGACATCACTCCCTGCCGCTGACATCATCCTCCCCTCTGACATCACTCCCTGCCGTTCACATCGCTCCCACCCCTGACATCCCTCCCTGCCGTTCACATTGCCCCCATCCCTGACATCCCTCCCTGCCGTTCACATCGCCCCCACCCCTGACATCCCTCCCTGCCGTTCACATCACCCTCACCCCTGACATCCCTCCCTGCCGCTGACATCATCCTCACTCCTAACATCACTCCCTGCCGCTGACATCACCCTCACCCCCGACATCCCTCCCTGCCGCGGACATCACCCTCACCCCCGACATCCCTCCCTGCTGCTGACATCACCCTCATCCTGTCATCACTACCTGCCGCTAACATCACCCTCACCCCTGACATCACTCCCTGCCGCTGACATCATCCTCACCCCAGACATCCCTCCCTGCCGTTCACATCGCCCCCACCCCTGACATCCCTCCCTGCCGTTCACATCAACCTCACCCCTGACATCCCTCCCTGCCGGTCACATCACCCTCACCCCTGACATCCCTCCCTGCCGTTCACATCACCCTCACCCCTGACATCCCTCCCTGCTGCTGACATCATCCTCACTTCTAACATCACTCCCTTCTGCTGACATCACCCTCACTCCTTACATCCCTCCCTGCTGCTGACATCGTCCTCACTCCTAACATCCCTCCCTGCTGATGACCTCATCCTCACTCCTAACATCCCTCCCTGCTGCTGACCTCATCCTCACTCCTGACATCACTCCCTGCTGCTGACCTCATCCTCACTCCTGACATCACTCCCTGCCGCTGACATAACCCTCGCCCCTAACATCCCTCCCTGCCGCTGACATCACCCTTACCCCTGACATCCCTCCCTGCTGCTGAGATCACCCTCACCCCTGATATCCATCCCTGCCGCTGACATCACCCTCATCCCTGACATCACTCCCTGCCGCTAACATCACCCTCACCCCTGACATCACTCCCTGCCGCTGACATCATCCTCACCTCTGACATCCCTCCCTGCCGTTTACATTGCCCCCACCCCTGACATCCCTCCCTGCCGTTCACATCACCCTCACCCCTGACATCCTTCCCTGCTGCTGACATCATTCTCACTTCTAACATCACTCCCTGCCGCTGACATCACCCTCACCCCCGACATCCCTCCCTGCCGCGGACATCACCCTCACCACTGACATTCTTCCCTGCCGCTGACATTACCCTCACCCCTGACATCACTCCATGCtgctgcatacctcccaactttttggacgatTAAAGAGGGACAATAATGGTTTATTGTGTGAAAGATCCTTTTCCTATACATAGATCTATACATTTTAAAGTGAACCTGCCATCAtgtttatgctgcccatactaacggcagaataaagtagagacaggtgagtaaaTTTCAGCCGTCTGTCAAAGAAAAGTTAAAAGTATAGAATAAACTCCAGTGACAACAATAGAAGTTTTTGTTTGGTGATTTTTATTCAATATGCGGCTGAAATCcccctctcccctgacatcacTCCCTGCTGCTGACATTACTCCTTGCCGCTGACATCACTCCCTGCCGTTTACATCACCCTTACCCCTTACTCCTGACATCACTCCCTGCTGCTGACATTACTCCCTGCCACTGACATCACCCTCTCCCCTGATATCACTCCCTGCCGCTGACATCACCCTCTCCTCTGACATCACTCcctgctgctgacatcactccCTGCCGCTGACATCAGCCTCTCCCCTGACATCACTCCCTGCAGCTGGCATTACCCTCTTCCCTGACATCACTCCCTgcttctgacatcattctggccCCTGACATCACtccatgctgctgccatcatcaTTACCTCCACCTGCACCGCTGCCATCATCTACACTGATGACATCACTTCCCATTGCTGACATCACCCACACCACAGACATGTTTCCCAGCCACTGCTGCTGTTGTCATCAGAGGGGTTTCTACGAGCTGCCTGCGTCCAGGGTGTTAAGTCACCGACCGTTCATTGGGATAAGTGGGTGGAATGCACTGACTATGGCTGACGGTGTGTGGTGAGGAGTCCCGGACTGTATAATAGTCATGTAACATGATCTCTCAGAACTGCTCAGCTCGGGTTAAATGGAAACTTTTCCTCCTTTATACAATAATTATATAATTGTGACATTGGGAGCCGATCCCGCCAATTCTGGGGCCTCGCTCTGTGCTTCTGCCGATGGGATTCTTCGACCTTGGAGATTGTCACGTAACAATCCAGTCAGTTTGATCTCTGCCCTTTCAGGTGAGGGGGAGCAAGCTACAGGTGCGTGGCCCTCCAGGGGTTAATAGCGGGCCCCTGGTAAGAGCCGACTCTCCGCCCAGATCTTCGCTCCACATTCAGCCTGGTGGAGTTTGTCTCCCCTTTGGCACACACCCTCCCCGGCCGGCCTGAGGGTTAATACCGGCCCCATCAGATAATTACCACTTCTCATAAAGGCGCTGAATGAGCAGGTCTGTGAGGAGGGGTCCTGAGAAGGTGACGGGGGGCTGCCTCCCCCTCCACAAGGACATTGATTTCAGTCATTGTGGTCTAATCAATGGTTGATTGGATTACTGTGGGACCAGGACAATAGGCGGCTTCTGCCCGGAGAAACTTTCTGCTGGTCCCCTGAGGATTGAGCGCCTGTCCCTGCACCTCCTGGATGGACCCTCCAGATCCCCGGGACCCTCTCCCACAGGCTCCGTCAGCGGCTGCACATTCCAACAAATGAGTGTAATTTGGTGTCATCAGAGGACTGGAGGGCAGGGATAAATACTGGGCACGGGGGCTGACAATCTGCACGAGCACTCGCCTGAGAGTCCCTCATCGTCTCACCACAGTCACTGGGGTCCATCATGTTAAAAGATAAGGGTCTCCTCCGTTCTCCATGGGGACTCATCCCCCCACCTCAGTGATTGGGGTCTTCTAATCTCTTTTCTTCAGTAATTGGGGTCTCTGCCTTTTCTCACCCCTCCCCTTGTCATTAGTGCCCTCAACTCTCTTGCCAGTGACTGTGGACCTTCATGGTCTCCTGTCAGTGATTTGGGCCCCTCATCATCTCTTGCCATTGATTGGGGCCACTTGACATCGGGGGAGAGCTCACAGTGGAGGCTGGAGCCTCCCTGCACTCAGCACAGTCTGTGCTCAGTCCTGGATTAGCGCCGGATCAGTGATCGATGTTTGAGAAGGTGCGCAGCATGGACCTGAGGGAGGAGAACACCCGCAGCTCAAAGCTCGGGCACAAGGAGTGCAAGGACCCCAGGGACCCCCAGCCGGGCATCCCCATCCCTAACCTGAAGGAGCAACAGGGCACCTACCCCCTGAGCGCGGGAGCCTCCGAGCCCTGCTCCAAGAGCAAGAGCACGGACCCGGACTACTGCAGGAGGATCCTGGTGCGAGGTAACCAGCATGGACCCCACGTCTACCCAACCCTATACATACAATGGGATCTAGAGCTAAACCCGCCACTTCATACACATATGTATACCGTATACACCTAACCTGTATGTAAACTCTTCTTGTATACATACCTGCATAACCCTTTATACCCATCACTATACACTCACCTCTGTATACCTATCACTATATATACATGCCTTCATACACTCACCTCTGTATACCTATCACTATATATACATGCCTTCATACACTCACCTCTGTATACCTATCACTATATATACATGCCTTCATACACTCACCTCTGTATACCGCCCCTACATTACATACCTCTGTATACCTATCACTATATATACATGCCATCATACACTCACCTCTGTATACCGCCCCTACATTACATACCTCTGTATACCTATCACTATATATACATGCCTTCATACACTCACCTCTGTATACCTATCACTATATATACATGCCTTCATACACTCACCTCTGTATACCGCCCCTACATTACATACCTCTGTATACCTATCACTATATATACATGCCTTCATACACTCACCTCTGTATACCGCCCCTACATTACATACCTCTGTATACCTATCACTATATATACATGTCTTCATACACTCACCTCTGTATACCTATCACTATATATACATGCCTTCATACACTCACCTCTGTATACCGCCCCTACATTACATACCTCTGTATACCTATCACTATATATACATGCCTTCATACACTCACCTCTGTATACCGCCCCTACATTACATACCTCTGTATACCTATCACTATATATACATGCCTTCATACACTCACCTCTGTATACCGCCCCTACATTACATACCTCTGTATACCTATCATCATATACACACACCTTCATACACTCACCCTTTAGATCCAcccatatatacatacatcctccTTATTATACATATCTATATTTCATATATAATTCTACCTCCATTACCTATCATATCTGTGCCATTGTCTACCAACCCCCAAATACCCCCAACATACTTACCCTATCCACTCCATACACTCGCCATTACCTGCCCCTGTCACTGTATACTCCCACCTATATACCCCGTATAAACTACCTGCTCCTGGTATATAGACATGTGATAGTATAGTCACCGTACCGCTATACAGCTGCCCTGCCAGGTTTACTACATACTGACCTGCACCCCAGCACCTACCCCCTCACAGTCACATGGACATATTCACCTGCATACAGCCACTTCTATACAGTCACCAGTACACACGCCATACTCCTGTGCACTCCCCCTACACTTACCTCTAAACACCCATATATATCCATTTCCCTCTATAACTTCACCCCTGTGCACTTACCTCTATAATTTCATCCCTGTGCACTTACCTCTATAACTTCACCCCTGTGCACTTACCTCTATAACTTCACCCCTGTGCACTTACCTCTATAACTTCACCCCTGTGCACTTACCTCTATAACGTCACCCCGGTGCACTTACCTCTATAACTTCACCCCTGTGCACTTACCTCTATAACTTCACCCCTGTGCACTTACCTCTATAACTTCACCCCTGTGCACTTACCTCTATAACTTCACCCCTGTGCACTTACCTCTATAATTTCACCCCTGTGCACTTACCTCTATAACTTCACCCCTGTGCACTTACCTCTATAACGTCACCCCTGTGCACTTACCTCTATAACTTCACCCCTGTGCACTTACCTCTATAACTTCACCCCTGTGCACTTACCTCTATAACGTCACCCCTGTGCACTTACCTCTATAACGTCACCCCTGTGCACTTACCTCTATAACTTCACCCCTGTGCACTTACCTCTTTATCCTTAACCTTGTACACTGACACTGTCCAGCTCCTGAGCACCCAGGATCACCTTTCAGCTACACCCGCTGCGCCCATCACACCCCCTTCTGACTGCGCTTCTCTCCAGCTGATAATTAACCACAAATCAATAAATTTACTATCATTATACAAGGAATCACTGCCGAAAACCAACTCATCACAACTGCGGATCACCCCAGCCAAACCAGCAGATCACCCCCCGCCGAGATTGCTCCGGCAGATCACCCCAGCCGATTGCTTTGGCAGATCACCCCTGCTGATTGCTCTGGCAGATCACCCTTTGCCGAGATTGCTCCGGCAGATTACCCTTTGGCGAGATTGCTCCGGCACATCACTCTTTGGCGAGATTGCTCTGGCAGATCACCCCTGCTGATTGCTCTGGCAGATCACCCTTTGGCGAGATTGCTCCGGCAGATCACCCTTTGGCGAGATTGCTCCGGCAGATCACCCTTTGGCGAGATTGCTCCGGCAGATCACCCTTTGCCGAGATTGCTCCGGCAGATCACCCTTTGCCGAGATTGCTCCGGCAGATCACCCTTTGCCGAGATTGCTCCGGCAGATCACCCTTTGCCGAGATTGCTCCGGCAGATTACCCTTTGGCGAGATTGCTCCGGCACATCACTCTTTGGCGAGATTGCTCTGGCAGATCACCCCTGCTGATTGCTCTGGCAGATCACCCTTTGGCGAGATTGCTCCGGCAGATCACCCTTTGGCGAGATTGCTCCGGCAGATCACCCTTTGGCGAGATTGCTCCGGCAGATCACCCTTTGCCGAGATTGCTCCGGCAGATCACCCTTTGCCGAGATTGCTCCGGCAGATCACCCTTTGCCGAGATTGCTCCGGCAGATCACCCTTTGCCGAGATTGCTCCGGCAGATCACCCTTTGCCGAGATTGCTCCGGCAGATCACCCTTTGCCGAGATTGCTCCGGCAGATCACCCCCGCCGATTGCACCGGCAGATCACCCCCGCCGATTGCACCGGCAGATCACCCCCGCCGATTGCACTTGTTGGTTCTTCTATGTATTTATGGTCATTTTTTGCCATTCTGCTTTCTCTTACTAATATACTATTATATCATCATAATCTGAGCAGAAAGGCAAAATGCAAGAATAATCACCAGTAATAAAAAGCGCCAAAAAGGAATTATAATCATAAGGCAAATAAGATCATTGCATGTGGTATATAATACTGTAATACTACGACTAATAAGACAATGATTAATAGAAAAATGTAATTACCTCAAATAGTTATAAAAGCAACAAGCGGCAAAACCCAATCTGCTCCAGGACTGTTCTAATACCCAACAGATTTTATTATATCCCGTGTTTATTACATGTTCTGTTATATTACACATCACATTTTATTATATCCAGTGTTTATTACATGTTCTGTTATATTACACCGCATTACATTTTATTATATCCAGTGTTTATTACGTGTTCTGTTATATTACACATCACATTTTATTATATCCCGTGTTTATTACATTTTCTGTTATATTACACATCACATTTTATTATATCCCGTGTTTATTACATTTTCTGTTATATTACACACATCACATTTTATTATATCCAGTGTTTATTACATGTTCTGTTATATTACACACATCACATTTTATTATATCCAGTGTTTATTACATGTTCTGTTATATTACACCGCATTACATTTTATTATATCCAGTGTTTATTACATGTTCTGTTATATTACACATCACATTTTATTATATCCCGTGTTTATTACATTTTCTGTTATATTACACACATCACATTTTATTATATCCCGTGTTTATTACATTTTCTGTTATATTACACACATCACATTTTATTATATCCAGTGTTTATTACGTGTTCTGTTATATTACACATCACATTTTATTATATCCCGTGTTTATTACATTTTCTGTTATATTACACACATCACATTTTATTATATCCAGTGTTTATTACGTGTTCTGTTATATTAcacaaatcacattttattatatCCCGTGTTTATTACATGTTCTATTACACATCACATTTTATTATATCCAGTGTTTATTACATGTTCTGTTATATTACACCGCATTACATTTTATTATATCCAGTGTTTATTACATGTTCTGTTATATTACACATCACATTTTATTATATCGGGTGTTTATTACATTTTCTGTTATATTACACACATCACATTTTATTATATCCAGTGTTTATTACGTGTTCTGTTATATTACACATCACATTTTATTATATCCCGTGTTTATTACATTTTCTGTTATATTACACACATCACATTTTATTATATCCAGTGTTTATTACGTGTTCTGTTATATTAcacaaatcacattttattatatCCCGTGTTTATTACATGTTCTATTACACATCACATTTTATTATATCCCGTGTTTATTACATGTTCTGTTATATTACACATCACATTTTATTATATCCCGTGTTTATTACATGTTCTATTACACATCACATTTTATTATATCCAGTGTTTATTACATTTTCTGTTATATTACACATCACATTTTATTATATCCAGTGTTTATTACATGTTCTGTTATATTACACAT
This DNA window, taken from Bufo gargarizans isolate SCDJY-AF-19 unplaced genomic scaffold, ASM1485885v1 original_scaffold_929_pilon, whole genome shotgun sequence, encodes the following:
- the LOC122924248 gene encoding ventral anterior homeobox 1-like, whose amino-acid sequence is MFEKVRSMDLREENTRSSKLGHKECKDPRDPQPGIPIPNLKEQQGTYPLSAGASEPCSKSKSTDPDYCRRILVRDAKGSIREIILPKGLDLDRPKRTRTSFTAEQLYRLEMEFQRCQYVVGRERTELARQLNLSETQ